A window of the Brachyhypopomus gauderio isolate BG-103 chromosome 14, BGAUD_0.2, whole genome shotgun sequence genome harbors these coding sequences:
- the LOC143475377 gene encoding uncharacterized protein LOC143475377 has product MSRLGKLRVAVIGAGAAGLCAARHLLSRQDIFAPPVVYELTKHIGGTWVYEERVGSFDNGLPIHSSMYRDLRTNIPKEVMSFPDFPFAKHLPSFVHHTEVRKYLEQYCDHFGLRDHIQFDTMVDAVSPIKVEKGWKGLGWDITTSDISDGLDRRKSTKDTFDAVLVCNGHFFDSYIPNIPGLEKFKGILMHSHEYRNAEPFAGKSVVLLGAGLSGLDLALELSNVNAEVILSHGQQRLTGTLPPGVEQAFPVSRVLEDGTLEFQDGRQAAPDVFLFCTGYNFTFPFLDEQVGVQVKDHLVFPLYKFLVPPAYPSLFIVGICRAICPFPHFHVQSKFIISVLDGTFPLPSREQMEKDFELDIAARRARGIATRHILKLDSEQWAYNEELARLGGFQPLPPYWSNLYESNKVFRARQMLSYKTYNYTVLNEKDWMVQNLQGQQLQKPQLKQM; this is encoded by the exons ATGTCTCGGTTGGGAAAGCTGCGCGTAGCTGTTATAGGGGCTGGTGCGGCGGGACTGTGTGCCGCACGCCATCTCCTCTCCCGGCAGGACATTTTCGCCCCGCCAGTGGTGTACGAACTGACCAAGCATATAGGGGGAACATGGGTTTATGAAGAACGGGTGGGATCCTTCGACAACGGCCTGCCAATCCATAGCAGCATGTACCGGGATCTAAG GACCAATATTCCCAAAGAGGTGATGTCATTCCCAGATTTCCCCTTTGCAAAGCATCTCCCCTCATTTGTCCATCACACAGAGGTGCGGAAATACCTGGAGCAGTACTGTGACCATTTCGGTCTTCGGGACCACATTCAG TTTGACACCATGGTGGATGCAGTGAGCCCAATTAAAGTTGAGAAGGGATGGAAAGGTTTGGGTTGGGACATCACCACGAGTGATATCAGTGATGGTCTAGACCGCCGCAAATCCACCAAGGACACCTTTGATGCTGTTTTGGTGTGTAATGG ACATTTCTTTGACTCATACATCCCTAACATACCAGGACTGGAGAAGTTCAAAG gtaTACTGATGCACAGTCATGAGTATCGCAATGCAGAACCCTTTGCCGGAAAGTCAGTGGTGCTTCTGGGAGCTGGACTTTCTGGACTGGACCTTGCGTTGGAACTGTCTAATGTCAACGCTGAG GTGATCCTGAGCCATGGTCAGCAGCGCCTGACCGGCACCCTACCCCCAGGAGTAGAGCAGGCGTTTCCAGTGTCCAGAGTCCTGGAAGATGGCACGCTGGAGTTCCAGGATGGGAGGCAGGCAGCGCcagatgtgtttttgttttgtacgGGCTACAACTTCACCTTCCCATTCCTGGATGAGCAGGTGGGCGTGCAGGTGAAAGACCACTTGGTCTTCCCACTCTACAAGTTTCTGGTGCCTCCTGCCTACCCATCGCTCTTCATAGTGGGCATCTGCCGAGCGATATGCCCCTTCCCACACTTCCATGTTCAG TCTAAGTTCATCATCTCTGTGCTCGATGGCACCTTCCCCCTGCCCTCCCGTGAGCAAATGGAAAAGGATTTCGAGCTGGACATCGCGGCCCGCCGTGCCCGTGGAATCGCCACACGACACATCCTGAAACTGGATTCTGAACAGTGGGCCTACAATGAAGAGCTGGCCAGGCTGGGGGGgttccagcccctccccccttacTGGAGCAACCTGTATGAGTCCAACAAGGTGTTCCGTGCCCGGCAGATGCTCAGCTACAAGACGTATAACTATACTGTCCTCAATGAGAAGGACTGGATGGTGCAGAATCTGCAAGGTCAACAGTTGCAGAAACCCCAACTTAAACAGATGTGA
- the serpine1 gene encoding plasminogen activator inhibitor 1, translated as MQSLCVLVIFTFYGSTLGQPLQERQTDFGLRVFTEAAHSHPHQNLALSPYGITSVLGMAQLGACGSTLQTLKAQMGYSLQDRGMPRKQRLLQRDLASERGVEVASGLMVDRKVILEKPFRRSLSKAFQSMPHQVHFGQPETATQVINSWMSDRTGGMIPNFLTPGVLSEQTRLVLVNGLHFHGLWKMPFDPKLTGEMLFYTANGSAVSVPMMRTTQKFRYGEFITKDGVDYDVLEVPYEGDSLSMLLVSSFERDVPLSALTKELSSSKLQEWRKEFRNVNRELVLPRFSIDTDIDIKSTLSKVGLDDIFNPTKADFSRITSEEPLCVSKVLQRVKIEVNEEGTQGSSATAAIIYSRMAVEQHTLDRPFLFLIQHKPTGTVLFMGQVNQPQSH; from the exons ATGCAGAGCCTCTGTGTGCTGGTGATCTTCACCTTTTACGGGTCCACTCTGGGTCAACCCCTGCAAGAGCGTCAGACAGATTTTGGACTGCGGGTGTTCACGGAAGCGGCCCACTCCCATCCACACCAGAACCTGGCCTTGTCACCCTATGGCATCACCTCTGTGCTGGGCATGGCTCAGCTGGGGGCCTGTGGTAGCACACTGCAAACCCTCAAAGCTCAAATGGGCTACTCTCTGCAAG ATCGTGGAATGCCACGGAAGCAGAGGCTTCTCCAGAGAGACCTGGCCAGTGAAAGGGGTGTAGAGGTGGCAAGTGGATTGATGGTGGACCGAAAGGTGATTCTGGAGAAACCCTTCAGACGCAGCTTGTCAAAGGCATTTCAGAGCATGCCTCATCAGGTGCACTTTGGTCAGCCAGAGACTGCCACACAGGTCATCAACTCCTGGATGTCTGACAGGACTGGAG GCATGATCCCAAACTTTCTGACACCTGGAGTGCTAAGTGAGCAGACACGTTTGGTGCTGGTAAATGGCCTCCACTTCCATGGGCTCTGGAAGATGCCCTTTGACCCCAAGCTAACAGGAGAGATGCTCTTTTACACAGCTAATGGCAGTGCAGTGTCAGTGCCAATGATGAGAACGACCCAGAAATTCAGATATG GTGAATTCATTACGAAGGATGGTGTTGATTATGATGTCCTTGAGGTACCTTATGAGGGGGACTCACTGAGCATGCTCCTGGTGTCGTCATTCGAAAGGGATGTGCCTCTGTCTGCCCTGACCAAAGAGCTGAGTAGCAGCAAACTTCAAGAGTGGAGAAAGGAGTTTAGGAATGTTAACCGAGAGCTGGTGCTACCCAG GTTTTCCATTGACACAGATATTGATATTAAGTCTACACTGAGCAAAGTGGGCCTTGATGACATCTTCAACCCAACCAAGGCCGATTTCTCTCGGATTACTT CTGAAGAACCATTGTGTGTATCTAAGGTCCTACAGAGAGTAAAGATCGAGGTAAATGAAGAAGGAACCCAAGGCTCCTCTGCCACAG CTGCCATCATCTACTCTCGCATGGCTGTAGAGCAGCACACTCTGGACCggcccttcctcttcctcattcagCACAAGCCAACAG GAACTGTTCTTTTCATGGGTCAGGTCAACCAGCCTCAGAGCCACTAG